The window CTTTTGGATTTTTGGAGAAAACAGGGTcttgaatttaaaatagaaaaataagagcatTAAGTTTTTTGTATTTAAGTTTggttaataaaaacataaacaactGCAAAAAAGAAGGGTAGTAATATCTTATTTGAGCATATTGAGGAAATTTGTGCTTTGTACCTTGCTAGCTCTGAGTAAAATAGTATTAAACTCTTTTATATACTAATTATTTCACAACAAAACATTGGAattgtataatataaaattatattttatttatctctgaaAGTTATTGGAATAGTAAAAATTAGTCTTTAAATATTGCCATTcaccataaaaatacataaagtttggaatcttgttcttttttaaaaaaattcttcctatGAGGGATACTTTTAATAGTGTGTGTTACTTTAAATCattgttgaataaaatattaagcaCTATACATGGtgaacaaacttttttttatgATCTGTACTGATCTGCAATAGTAAATAGTCCAGTCTTTACCTTCCAGATCAtttattgataataaaataaaagtcatacaGAGAGATCACGCCAAATTTCAATACACTGGGCTGAGGAATGATTTATATTTTGGATAGTAGAACCACAAATAGATAtgagaatataaacaaaaatatgacAGAGAACTCTGGGTATTTATCTTGAGATTTTGGGAATTTCATAACTTTATAAGATTACGTTAAGATCTTTCTCTAGTCTCACATTAAAAAGATCATACAAAGAAAAAACTATGTAGAgtatatttttttgttatctgAAACATTAAATAAACTGACAACAATATTAATAAGAATAAGTACCATTTATATAGACTTGCAGAGATGCCATGCACTCTTAAAGCATTTTACATATATCGAGATCAGTAATCCTAAAACTGGGTAAAATTCTTAGCctgtgttacttttttttaatcctatggCAGCAAGAATAGAGCAATTTATGTGAATCTCAGCCAGCAAGAAGGGGAGCTGTAGTTCCAATCTAGCCATCTTTGTAGGACTCTATGTCACTTCCATGACTACCCTTATTCTGTGTCTGGGGGAACAGAGCCAAAGCCCCAGGTTTGGAGGAATGATAGGCAAGGTTGAGATTCATGAAGAGCAAGAACCCGAAGATACTTTGGATATAATATCCAAAATCGCATTCACTTTTAGAATTGTACATGTACTAAATGTCCCCTGAGAATGAATGAGTacctcttaaatatttattcaaagaatcAAGTTCAACTTTCCATCAGTGTGACCCAAAAGAAGAGTAAGAAGGGAATAAACTGCCTAAAAAGTAAGCAGATAATTCTGAAATGAAAGTTCTGAGCAATAATATATTATCAACCTGGGGGCTAATGGCCTAGTAGCCTAAAGCCCAATTTCTGTAATCAACATAACTATATGTATAGAAACAAGACTAGATAACAATTAGTTAAAAATGTATCACTGATATTTTGCCAGTATTGTCTCATTAAATTCTGACAAATAAGGTACCTTAGAAATGTTAAAGGTCTTTTTCTTATATCACAGACAATAAATAGTAGAGTTAAGATTCAAAATCAagtttaataaaaaacaataatctcAACCATCAAACTTatgggaaaatgaagaaattgtcTGTTGTTATTTATCTCAATGTGTTAGtttctaaaaacataaaacaatagaaaagtttgtagtgtttttttttgttgttgttgttctttgggacttattgtttgttttgtctttgtttatgGAACAGCAAAGACTGTGGTGGGGCACACTGCACATGGAGTTTAACCtagtaacagaatttttttttcacttccacCACATACATATAAACGGTCACATACCTCACAGGCCACCTTGGTTTCCCTCAGTAAATTCTTAATTAATTCTATCTTGATCCATGTTCCCATATTAAGGAAAAATCCTCTAATATGTCCCAATTCATATCCTATGGATGGatacatttttccatttgtcaataaaatattctccattttcCAACATTCTATAATTATGAATTATGTAATAATAGcatttatgttaaaattaagTGATGGGAACATATGGAGAAATAGCCACAAAAATGTACTCtctatttcaaaaagctaaaagaaaggatCATGAAAATTTCACCATCAGGAAATAATGATTggggaaataaatatttaccatgatttaaatattatgcaATGTATTCAAGTGTCAAAACATAATATGGTGTCCCATTGATATGTaccattttaatgattttgagggaagtgaaagggagggaaggggctaCAAGGGTaggaagaaagtagaatgaatcggatCTTATTAtcccatgtgcatatatgatttcaAAACCAGTGTAAATCTATATCATGTACacccagaaaaatggaaatatgcCAGATATGTATGATGTCAAAATGCATattattgtcatgtataagtaattagaagaaataaaaatgtttctaaaatgagggctgggggctTAGCACAATTAACCTGGGTTTGAGCCCAAGCACccctaaaaatatacatatatgaaattttcaaaagTGTGGGAGAAGATAAGCTACGAAAGAGTGTTATTCAAAATGCTTCAGAAAGTTCGGAGATGCCCCAAAATAGGATTTTCAGAGTTAAATTAAATAAACCTAattaaatgttattaataaaaCCTGATATGCCATGGCAGATCTGAGGATTTATCTTCAGGAATTGGCCAATGTACAGGTGCCTGGGAATAATTTGGATTATGCTGGGCTTTGACAGGAGATACCATGGGATTATTCTGAAGAATCTTAGGGCAATGTGTGAAGTGACCATGCATAGGATCTAATGTATAAAAAGGTGGAATATGTAAGGAATGTCATATTCTTACAGTGCAACCAATTGCAGTGGTCTTCAGCATTGATGTGGATGACCAGATTCACTTAGATAGCCCAGACCTGTCCCTGAAGGTCTATGAAAGCACATGATCAGATTTTGCTTTCCACAGATGAAACACCAGGGGAAACCCCCAGAAGGAAACCTAACTGCATGGAAGGAATTTGTCCTTTTGGGGTTTGCTGATGTGCCCCAGCTCCAGTGGTTTCTGTTTGGACTGTTCTTGGTCATCTACATGATTATCCTGCTGGGCAATGGAACTATTTTGGTAATAACTAAAGTAGAGCCTGCTCTCCAGACCCCCATGTATTTTTTCCTTggcaatttttcctttttggagaTCTGCTATGTTTCAGTTACTCTCCCCAGAATGCTCTTGAATCTCGGGACCCAGAGAAGGACCATCTCTTTGGTTGCCTGTGCTACACAAATGTGCTTCATTCTTGTACTGGGAGCCACAGAATGCTTCCTTCTGGcggtgatggcctatgaccgctatgtggccatttgtAACCCTCTGCAGTACCCTCTGGTCATGAACCACAAGGTCTGTACCCAGCTGGTGGCTGCCTCCTGGATCAGTGGAATTCCTTTTCAGGTAGGTCAGACCTTCCAGGTTTTCTCCCTGCCATATTGTGCTTCCAATGTAAtcaaccacttcttctgtgacatcTCCCCAATACTTAAGCTGGCCTGTGGGGAAACCTTCACAAATGAGCTGATGGTCTATGTGGCTGCTCTGCTGTTTGTCTCAGCCCCGTTCCTGTTAATACTCATCTCCTATATCAAAATCATCTCCACAGTCCTTAAATTGCCATCAGCCACAAGCAGAgccaaagccttctccacctgctcctctCATCTTACAGTGGTGGTGTTATTCTTTGGATCAGCTATTATTACATATTTAAGACCTGAGGCTAGTCATTCAGCAGAAACTGACAAAgtgctttctcttttctatacTGTTGTGACTCCCATGTTCAACCCCATGATATATAGCCTAAGGAACAAGGATGTTATAATGGCATTGAGAAGATTATTAGGGAAATAATCTAGTTGAATAAATGTAAGATATATTTGTAGGACTTGTTATTTTCTGCATGTATAACAACATTTCAAGTGGtatgtgtatttagatttgtgtCTTATCTATCTCTTCAATAAtaactattttcaaattaaattttatctgtgACATTGAGGAATTATTCTGTCTTTGTTTATAGGAGTAATACTTGTGTCACCAAATAGCAAATCATTTCattgataattctatttttgtatgtgtgttcaGTGTCAAATTACTATTGACAGAGCTGGTTGTAATTTTCTTGATAATATCACAGTCTCTGTTGTAACAAATATTGAAAATCATGTCATTCATATCCATAGTTTTGTGACTAACAGTTTTCAAAATAGGTAGAAAGTggatatattaaatgaaaaacacaaaacacacacacatacacacagatatttGGACCTAGCCTGATTTTTTAGAGAAATTACTTCCTTGATAAGAGTATGTAGATTCATGAATAATGTTAGTGAATATTGTGCATGGTTAATTACTTTAAAAGTTAGCATTCCTTTATGGTAAtcagtttttattataattaataaaatatacacaaataatatggaaaaatagaagaagaaagacttttttgaataactaatatttttctattgaatatGGACCAGTTGttttttcaaaacagaaattTTGGGGGGAGGTAGAATATGTAGCAGAATTCAGAAAGAGGATATTTTATAAAAGCATGTATCTGCTATCAAATCACCAATACATCACAAATACTTTTCACTCTACACATTGAAAATGATGAATTAATATGTTACTAATGTTATATTGTAGctatctcaataaaaatttctCTTACGTTTCTTTTATTTAACTGATAGTTTGGAGTTTGTTAAGtaatttgtgttatttatttaatgataaaagCAATGGTAAAAACTCATTGTGgataagaaaaatttatttttttgtctcatacatattgatataaataaacttaTTATTAATACTGTATACAAAGGTaacatatttctgaaaactaTGACCTATTAAAAGAGTGTATGTCTAAACAAGAACATTGTAAGGTTTGCACTTGTTCTTAAAAGCATTTGTCTTCAGATTAATAATATGAGTTCTTATTACATTTACAAGGAGATACCTAACCCAAAGTGGAGAGAAAAGGTGGTACTACTCTCTGTCTACCAGAAGATATCCAGAATATGTGTTAACAACCCAAATGACCTACCCAAATAAGAATTATACCCcagctgaaatcaaagaaaagagtaaataaatcACTAATGACCTCAGATAAAGCCTCTATCAGAAGTTACTAACACCTAAAATAAGTGATTggtaatagaagaaaatatactaagaataatttcagaaaaaaaatcaggcataAATTGGAGAAACCACAAGCTATTGCATTTAGAATGGGGGTCCAAAAGAAAttgaggagttttttttttcctcactggaCTTCCTgtgaaatatagaataaaaatattatttgatagaAGAGAGTTTTGGAAGAAACAATGTCTATCCTAGTAATAACAGAGTGATGCACTTTCCATGATGGAATGGGTCCAGTGTATATCAGCCTGCCACTGGAGAGCTAGAAGGCCAGTCCAGGAAATGATGTCATACCTGGAATATAGGGTTAATCTCTGCTCCTGACAGATTGTATAGTCATCAGCAGAtctaataaaaatgaaggtaatgATTGGAAGTTCATGCTGCTGTGTCCATGCATAGCCTCTCCCTGTGTCTGTCTGGTCACTTGGCACAGCAACCCACTGGACAATGCTAATGGTAACTAGGGAAAGAGGCTGGGAGGTAACCACAGAATGGGTTTCCCTACCCATGTAATTATCCAAAACCTCCTCAGCTGAAGACAACCTTTGATAAATATTCACATTGTTCACAAATATCTTCACTTTGGGGGGATCATTTGGAGAAGtctatttgtgtatttttctaaaaatctcttaatgattatttctcaattttgtttctttcaaatcCCTCACTGTTCTCTCAAACCATTACCTTTAACCAATGGATTGGTACAAAATCACACATCTGGTCATTTTTCCTTCCCCGCTAAATGAACAACCAGTAGTACTGCTCAGAGTTCTTCCCCTCACCAATCTCCTTGATGCATGTCCCAGAAAGTAGCTACATAGTTAGCTTTAGGGTGATACCTGAATGTCACATAGAACCCAGGTAACATAGATCCATACTTTCTTTTGCAAAGTGAACTTCTATGAGGTCATTAATATGGAATTAGAGAGAAAATGATGTAAGAAGAGAAAAGACCTTGATAATTTGGACCTTATTTTCATGTGAATGGCTTGTGCCATTAGTTCCTGTTAAAGTCTTGTATACACCACTTCCTTATGATACTTAGgcctttaaataaaagtttaattttcctGCTATTTGGATGGACACTACAAATTCTCTCTTTTATCCTGAGAAAGGATGCCATTTTGTGGattttaaggaaatttaaaaatctaattggCATATTTATAAAGTTATTAGGAGTGTTGTAATTAGCACTTCAATAATATCTATGAGTTCTAATGtgaaatttcttttgtttctctcttttactATTTGTAATTTATCTCGTTTAATCTTCTTAATCACCTACTATATAGGCACATATATTATTAAACTTTATAAACACAATATGTAgcttttattatctttctttttctaagtttccaattttctatatattaaaaatatagagaaggaagaacagtagaatagagaaagccaaatacagatagcaggagaggagggaaagaggaggcactGGAGACAGAAAAATGAATCCATGCAAGTAGgataatgtcaaaataaacccaactATTACCTATAACTGTAATGCAGTTATGAAACCATTAAAATTGATGACACAAAAACCTGAAAGTAAGAAGATAAATACAATATTAGTGAAACCCTCTACTACTTGGCTTTTTGCATAGTGATTagtttattattaattcatttacttatttaaagtctccatagatattttatttcatattatagcATGCCATTTGGGATTTATTGTCATTCTAGTAGTTGATTTGTCTAAATCAATTGTTTCCTTATAAAATTGCTCagattatttttatagtaattttaatttttttcagaatctgttgtaatatatataaaatcacagattataattattgtttttaaattagtactttaaattatttcaaagggAAATAGAAATAGTATTTAAACACTATTTCTTACTGGTATAATTACCACCACAGaggctttctttgttttttttttttaattttaacttgacATATGGTGTCACTCCCTTTCAACTCAAAGACTCTATTTAATATTCCTCATAGTTCAGGGCTCGTAAACGGCAACTTGCTGTTGTtcatattaattttgtttctgtgtatagctcatattttcttgttttctacatCTCATAAGTTCTGTTTAAAACTGGACAATTTGTCTGACATACTATAGCAACTCCAGATTCTGGTACATGTAGGAAAGgttgttgttgtcttttgtttgtttgtttagtgtcTTGCCTGGACTAATTTTGTGGGATCTGTTTTATTGATGTTGTGAAACTACTGATAAAACCTGGTTGTtcttattatgattattattatgattaattaTGTTCCAATGTCTGAATTCACAAGTATCTGTGCCCCATTGGTTAGTACAGCTTAGTGATCAGCCAATGAGAGTGTCCTTAAATACACTACCAGGAGGATTTCCAATACTTATTTATTGATGGATTTGTGGCTGGCTTgagaaaatgtattaaaatttcagaattttgaaaGGGTTTGCTGCATTTTACTCTCTGCTTTTACACACTCACATTCACCTGAATCCCTCTTCGGGCAGTCTAGTGGGCGTTTGGCCTTGCACTCACACCCAGTCATTCAGATCTCTACAATAATTAGGATTTCAACAGTAcccactttcattttcttatttccagAAACTTCTGTTAAATTGTTGGCTATTCTGTCCCAAAGTCTACGGTCACCATGGAGTAGCTATAATCTTGCCCCCTCCAATTGATGATTAATAAGAACTGTGGAAATTATTCATATATGCTGATTGAAGTTACAGGAAACTTCCACTGTATAAATCAGAAAGCAGCTAAATTGTCTGGCAAGTAGAGTCCTAGTAGATATTCTGTTCCATGTAATTGAAAGTGGTTAATAAGAAATTCCTgtgccaaacaaaacaaattttcacTATTCTTATTTAGGTGGCTTtacttttcttaaacattttatgcacacaaaaaccctaaaacataaaattcttatttcaaGAAATCAAAGTCAAAATGCATTATGGATTTAGTTgtagatttctttaaaattagaattgttggaaaaaaatatgggaaaatatttatgatcatGTTTAGGCATATATCATAAATGTTACTGAAATcacaaatgacaaaagaaaaagttttcagaGTTTATATTAATTGGTAAGCAAAAGAACAAGGAGATACTGAGGATATAAGTAGAACCGCCATGCAGATCATAGTTTGTCATACTAGAATCCTTCAATAGAAGGAAAATGCTTTCCTCAATTGCAAAGTTACCTGGGAAAAGTTTTATCTCCAAGGCAGACACTATTTATTACATCAAGAGCactccttttttttctggtttttgtttgtttttattttgttgttgttgttgttagtttgctttttttgttttattttttttcccaaaagttgAATATATATTAGAAGAGGCTTATACCTTTTTACAAATAAAGGTAAATTCCCACACTATAAAGATGACAGACTTAAAGAAGTCTTTATTGCTTTCTATTACCAATCAATAAAGGTAAGCATTATAATTAACCTAATTGTAAAATAGATAAGCATGGACTACTTTTGACAagtatagaatttatttttatatctactttttatctttattaacatgaacaataagaaatatttaaaatatttgttgttggTTACTTTTTCAATTCCAAGATACTCTTGCAGATTACATTTGTACTCTTCTGATTTTTGCTATTATTAGGTAAACTGGGAGCAAAATGGAAAAtccttttcaagaaaataaagcagcATGAAAGATTATTGTCATTATTACCATTTTATGTgttaatatttgctaaataatCATGTGATAACCATGTATTGAACTATTTTGCATCAACAAGATCCAGACATCTTATCTTGTGCCAACCCAATTATATATAGTAGTTGAGCAAAATATTGAATACACGGTATTAAAATGGCTTTGCATTGTACCAATATTCAAAAGGTTACTGCTTGGTAATAGTCACAATCCATGATAAGTGTATCTAAAATGACAGAGAGGGGCTGGTGTtatggctaagtggtagagtgcttgcctcacacatgtgaggcactgagtttgatcctcagcaccacctaaaaataaataaataaataaataaataaataaataaataaataaataaaataaaggtattgtgtccatctacaactaaaaaaaataagcaaataaataaaataaaatgacataaagaTGTTAGCATGAACATTTTTTATCAGAGATTTCTGGAAGAAAATCATCCTTCTGATTGTGCACACTGGtatctacttttatttcttatttataatttgaTTCCAACCACTTGCTCTtgatataattattatgtatgaTGGAAGCTCTAATTCAACTCCACACTATTTACACCACAGAAGATCATTGTTTCAAAGGGAATAACCATTAAATAAACATGAAGTAtctgaacaaaacaaacataGCTACATCAGGCTGAGTTATTAGTAATTTTCTCTCttagaagtataaataaaattttataaagtttccAAAAGTTGAAGAAATCATCAACAATGTTATTTGAGGAAGCTTCTCAAACAAAATTGTATTTAGAGTATAAGACAATTGGAATTGTCTTATTTATAAATTGCATCCagaggcactgtaccactgaacttcatctgcacatctttattcctttttattttgagatatggtcttgataaattgctcaaGCTGGTTTCAAATTTTGCATCCTCCAGCCAAAGCTGGGTTAGTAGCAAGAATgataatagtttatttattttacatatagttATTCATGGAGAAGTAcactaaatattcataaaattgcTGGtccatttacaaatgaaaatataatacttTCCCACCTacgaaaaagaaaagaagggaagggatggTAAAAATTCAGTAGGTGTAGATGAAGCACCAGTTCTGTTCATACTGCCTTTTCTTGTTCACTATATTTTGGAAACTTGGTTgtaagttgttttataaatgtacaCTCTTACTTGAACAGAGAGAAATAAGAGCTAATGGAgagtaaaaaatgtgaaaagcatGAGAAAAGAGTGAGCTGAtgtaacaaagagaaagaataggATTGCAATTCCTAAAAGTTAGTGTCAGATAATCAAATGTTGTCATACAAAACATGGCAGTCCACAGTGAAGTGATGATGCAATCAGTGCTTTTTATAATTGTCCATGTATTAAGATCTATACTTAATTTAATAcaagaataaatgtttaaaacattttatactgGTACAGCAGGAAAATATACTTTGTGGTAGAATTTCATATCCTTATAATCACAGTAAAGCCACTTCTTATCTGGTAGTTTGTATTCCTCTTAGAGTCTcagttaactgttttttttttttttttttttttttttttttttttaagagagagtgtgtgagagagagagagaaagaattttttaatatttattttttagttttcggcagacacaacacctttgtttgtatgtggtgctgaggatcgaacccgggccgcacgcatgccaggcgagggcgctaccacttgagccacatcctcagccccatcagTTAAccctttttaattataatatcaaattttcatttagagtaattttataattatataagttTGAATTACCTTTAGGACTTCAATATTTGGTAGAATATTGTAGATTTAACAAGAAATTCTTGTTTAACTTTCCCATGTTCCATTATAGAAAGTCCACAGGATGACCAAGTCCAACATAGACTgttgttctttctccttttgcaTCTAGTTTTGAAGCTGAAATCTTAACCACTATGCACATGTAACAGTTTTAGAATAAGATTAGAAGTACATATCCTTTTCCCTTTAGTTTCTTtgtattgaaattttttattactaatatGCTAAGTGTTTAGCAAATAATGAGATAGTGGACTTCTTCTGGAAGAGTGAATGGAAATATAATAATTCCTACACACAAACCACCAAAGACACaaacacatgtacatacacacagaaaTGCACAGAAACCCAGAAATCCAGAAATCTGTCCTTTAGTCTTCTGCATTACTTCTTCTTCTACtacttcttgttttgtttgtttgatttttttttggactCACTTGTAATTTATccaaaaaatcagaaaatcaaaatttttttaaaaaatatactagacttcatgtaaaataatatgaaaatagccaatattatatgtcaataaataaaaattaattcatttataaaatgaataaagcaaGGGAATAGACTGGAATAAATGAACACAGTAGAATAGCAGCCATTCCTCAGGACATGAAAGATCTAGGAAATCCCAAAGAGCAGCCTTGTGCTTATTGTCCTATGTATGCAGTAGATCTCCATTAAGAATAAAGAGATGCATATTATAGCAAGAACTGGTAGACAAAGATGTTAATGAGTCTGCCTCTTGACTATTGAGCTTCTCTGGATAGGAAAACCATCTTAAATGTCCCTCCTATGTCTTGAGAGCCTCAGTAACATTCTCAACATTAATTGGACAAAAGAATCTGAATAAATGCTTGACTTCTGATTTCATAAACTTACATTTAAA is drawn from Urocitellus parryii isolate mUroPar1 chromosome 4, mUroPar1.hap1, whole genome shotgun sequence and contains these coding sequences:
- the LOC113175336 gene encoding olfactory receptor 10AG1-like: MIRFCFPQMKHQGKPPEGNLTAWKEFVLLGFADVPQLQWFLFGLFLVIYMIILLGNGTILVITKVEPALQTPMYFFLGNFSFLEICYVSVTLPRMLLNLGTQRRTISLVACATQMCFILVLGATECFLLAVMAYDRYVAICNPLQYPLVMNHKVCTQLVAASWISGIPFQVGQTFQVFSLPYCASNVINHFFCDISPILKLACGETFTNELMVYVAALLFVSAPFLLILISYIKIISTVLKLPSATSRAKAFSTCSSHLTVVVLFFGSAIITYLRPEASHSAETDKVLSLFYTVVTPMFNPMIYSLRNKDVIMALRRLLGK